From the Vibrio algarum genome, one window contains:
- a CDS encoding TRAP transporter large permease — MEVYLPIILLFVLFLLNVPIAFSLIASSMVYFLFLNTSIPVSLVMQRFISSASSFPLLAIPFFIMVGSIMNYAGISRSLLAFADSIIGHKVGGLAHVNVLLSTLMGGISGSANADAAMQSKILAPEMTKRGYDLPFTAAVTAASSSISPVIPPGINLIIFALLANVSVHSMFIAGYVPAFLMASSLIFTIAIISKKRGYKPSRSEPAKAKERFHYFSKAIPALLIPFGIILGMRFGLFTPTEAGAIAVLLCAIIGGLIYRELKIVHIPLILKETIQGTSSVMFIIIGAMVFGYYMTLEQIPQNVASALIQLTDNKLMLLLLINVLLLVVGMFIEGGAAMIILTPLLLPAVLNLGVNPVHFGVIVIVNIMIGGVTPPFGSMMFTVCSILKVRMVDFVREVTPLLIALLTVLMILTYSESLVMFLPNLL; from the coding sequence GTGGAAGTTTATTTACCGATTATCCTCCTGTTTGTCTTATTTCTACTGAATGTACCCATTGCGTTTTCTTTGATCGCATCATCTATGGTGTATTTTCTATTTCTAAACACGTCTATTCCCGTCAGTTTGGTCATGCAAAGATTTATCTCCTCTGCTTCTTCTTTTCCGTTGTTGGCGATACCATTTTTCATCATGGTTGGATCCATAATGAACTATGCTGGAATAAGTCGAAGTTTATTGGCCTTCGCTGATTCAATCATCGGGCACAAAGTAGGTGGGCTAGCCCATGTGAACGTACTATTAAGTACGTTAATGGGTGGTATTTCAGGTTCGGCAAACGCCGATGCCGCTATGCAATCAAAAATATTAGCACCAGAAATGACCAAGCGTGGTTACGACCTGCCCTTTACGGCAGCCGTAACAGCCGCTTCTTCAAGCATTAGTCCCGTTATTCCCCCTGGAATTAACCTTATTATTTTCGCATTGCTTGCTAACGTTTCTGTGCATTCGATGTTTATCGCTGGTTATGTACCTGCATTTTTAATGGCTTCATCATTGATCTTTACTATTGCTATCATTTCTAAAAAACGTGGCTATAAGCCCTCACGATCGGAACCAGCAAAAGCAAAAGAACGTTTTCACTATTTTTCCAAGGCAATCCCGGCACTGCTAATACCATTTGGCATTATTCTCGGCATGCGATTTGGCTTGTTTACGCCAACAGAAGCCGGTGCTATCGCCGTGTTGTTGTGCGCCATCATTGGTGGTCTTATCTACCGAGAATTAAAAATAGTTCATATACCCCTGATACTAAAAGAGACCATTCAAGGTACTAGTAGTGTCATGTTTATTATTATCGGTGCGATGGTGTTTGGATATTATATGACGCTAGAACAGATCCCACAGAATGTGGCGTCAGCGTTGATTCAGCTAACCGACAACAAACTTATGCTATTGCTCTTAATCAACGTCCTTCTGCTCGTTGTAGGTATGTTTATTGAGGGCGGTGCAGCAATGATCATCTTAACGCCTCTGCTACTTCCTGCCGTTCTCAACCTCGGTGTGAATCCGGTTCATTTTGGTGTCATCGTAATAGTCAATATTATGATTGGTGGCGTGACGCCACCGTTTGGCTCGATGATGTTTACCGTGTGTTCAATTCTTAAAGTAAGAATGGTGGATTTTGTCCGTGAGGTAACACCATTATTGATCGCATTGTTAACCGTGCTAATGATCCTGACTTATTCAGAAAGCTTGGTCATGTTCTTGCCAAATTTACTGTAA